One segment of Chloroflexota bacterium DNA contains the following:
- a CDS encoding helix-turn-helix domain-containing protein, protein MAAKEIAVKKYVVKLDADERDRLNTMVRSGKHPAQRLMKARILLKADAGEAGEAWSDSQIAKALDTSLATIARTRQQLVEEGFEAVLTRKHSPASARTRIFDGAAEAKLIALACSEPPKGRARWTLRLLEDKVVELNIVDRVSDNTIGRTLKKTSSSRT, encoded by the coding sequence GTGGCCGCGAAAGAGATCGCCGTAAAGAAGTATGTCGTGAAGCTCGACGCCGACGAGCGAGACCGGCTGAACACAATGGTCCGCAGCGGCAAGCACCCCGCGCAACGGCTGATGAAGGCGCGCATCTTGTTGAAGGCTGACGCCGGAGAGGCCGGCGAAGCCTGGAGCGACAGCCAGATCGCCAAGGCCCTTGACACCAGCCTGGCGACGATAGCGCGAACCCGGCAGCAATTGGTCGAGGAAGGCTTCGAGGCGGTGTTGACGCGCAAGCACTCGCCCGCCTCGGCCAGAACGCGCATCTTCGACGGCGCCGCCGAGGCCAAGTTGATCGCGTTGGCCTGTTCAGAACCACCCAAGGGGCGCGCGCGGTGGACGTTGCGGCTGCTGGAAGACAAGGTCGTTGAACTGAACATCGTCGATCGCGTCAGCGACAACACGATCGGGCGGACGCTAAAAAAAACATCCTCAAGCCGCACCTGA